The following coding sequences are from one Nilaparvata lugens isolate BPH chromosome 6, ASM1435652v1, whole genome shotgun sequence window:
- the LOC120352072 gene encoding uncharacterized protein LOC120352072 isoform X1 yields METDSGTRTRPPSAGTADSIKQSSLGRVLCDNGDNITEITDNVFLLPTSQQRSALKSCSEIPSPDCDSGMIVLTATMKWKTCDRDAICRWTTRQRSAWRDLKPSYRSCNAASKRCDAASSSCHCITVMTATECSDRTTKTGSG; encoded by the exons ATGGAGACAG ATTCTGGTACGAGAACCCGTCCACCTTCAGCCGGAACAGCTGACTCAATCAAGCAGTCATCGTTGGGTCGAGTGTTGTGTGACAACGGAGACAACATCACTGAGATCACCGACAATGTCTTCCTGCTGCCCACCAGTCAACAGCGCTCTGCACTCAAATCTTGCAGTGAAATCCCCTCGCCAGATTGCGATTCTGGTATGATTGTGCTG ACTGCGACAATGAAGTGGAAGACGTGCGACCGCGACGCGATCTGTCGCTGGACAACGCGACAGAGGAGCGCCTGGAGGGACTTGAAGCCGTCGTACAGGAGCTGCAACGCAGCATCAAAACGTTGCGACGCCGCATCAAGCAGCTGTCACTGCATCACTGTCATGACAGCAACGGAGTGCAGCGACAGGACAACGAAAACTGGGTCAGGATAG
- the LOC120352072 gene encoding uncharacterized protein LOC120352072 isoform X2, with product MEQELDRLSDVCLWSSLDALGMETDSGTRTRPPSAGTADSIKQSSLGRVLCDNGDNITEITDNVFLLPTSQQRSALKSCSEIPSPDCDSGMIVLTATMKWKTCDRDAICRWTTRQRSAWRDLKPSYRSCNAASKRCDAASSSCHCITVMTATECSDRTTKTGSG from the exons ATGGAGCAAGAGTTGGACCGACTTTCAGATGTTTGCTTGTGGAGCAGTTTAGACGCATTAGGGATGGAGACAG ATTCTGGTACGAGAACCCGTCCACCTTCAGCCGGAACAGCTGACTCAATCAAGCAGTCATCGTTGGGTCGAGTGTTGTGTGACAACGGAGACAACATCACTGAGATCACCGACAATGTCTTCCTGCTGCCCACCAGTCAACAGCGCTCTGCACTCAAATCTTGCAGTGAAATCCCCTCGCCAGATTGCGATTCTGGTATGATTGTGCTG ACTGCGACAATGAAGTGGAAGACGTGCGACCGCGACGCGATCTGTCGCTGGACAACGCGACAGAGGAGCGCCTGGAGGGACTTGAAGCCGTCGTACAGGAGCTGCAACGCAGCATCAAAACGTTGCGACGCCGCATCAAGCAGCTGTCACTGCATCACTGTCATGACAGCAACGGAGTGCAGCGACAGGACAACGAAAACTGGGTCAGGATAG